DNA sequence from the SAR324 cluster bacterium genome:
TGCGATTGCTTAATTTTGTTGAACTCAACGGTAAGCAATGATTTCAAATCACTAATTTTTATGGATGAATTATCTGTGGGAAGAAGCATCTTCCCACACTGTATTTTTCTTCGCTCATAACCTGCCACTTTATAACTGAATTGCTGTTTGCCTTCAGAGTTTCCTGATAAATCAGATTCTAAAGATTTCGATAGACGATCACCGAATCTTCTTGCTCCCCAGAAAGACTTGATATATATGTTCGCAGCAAAGGTTGCGGAGGTTGTTAGCCTCCCCCTTTTCTTACAATCAATTTTTGAGGAGGTTTCGATGAAGCTCAACCGAATGTTCTGCAAACTGATACTGACTGTGGCCTCTATGCTGTACTTGGCGAGTGCAGTATTTGCCAAGGATTTAGTGATCATGACTTCTTTGCCCAGCATGGAGTTCCCCTTCTTTGTGCACATGCAAAAGCAATTGGATGAGGAAGCTAAACGAATTGGTGGAATCAAGCTCATCGCAGCGGATGGACAGAACAAGGTGCCCAAGCAGACAGCGGATGTGGAATCAGCAATTATTCAGGGAGTGGACGGAATTCTAATCAGCCCAATTGACGTCAATGCGATGGCTCCTGCGCTGCAGCAAGCGATCGACAATGGGATTCCTGTAGTTACTGTAGACCGCTACGTTGGTGGTGTACCCAGAATCTATGCCCACGTGGGTGCAGACAACGTCAAGGGAGGTGAGGCTCAAGCTCGGCTAATCATGGAGCGCTTCCCGAATGGAGCAACCATTGTCAACTTGCAGGGACAGCCGGGAGCATCTCCAGCGATTGACCGTAACCGAGGCTTGCACAACATTCTTGATGGAAACAGCAAATACAAGATTGTTGCTGAGCAGACTGCTAATTGGTCTAGAGATCAGGGGATGACAGTTACAGAAAACATTCTGACCGGTCTAAGTAGCGCTCCGGATGTGATCAATGCTGCTAACGACGATATGGCGTTGGGTGCGATGGAAGCTGTCAAGGCACGTGGAATTGATGTTCAGATCCTTGGCTTTGATGCCCTTCCAGAAGCGATTGCTGCAGTACGTGATGGCTCCTTGATGGCCACAGTGGAGCAATTTCCTGGAGGCCAAAGCAAGACCGCTTTGAACCTACTAGTGAATGACCTGCGTAGTGAGATGAAAGCCTACAACCGGGTAATTTCTCTCAACCCTATCACCATCACCTCTAATAACTACCAAAGCAACGCTGAGAGAATTAGCGAGGTGAAGTAGTTTCCAAACTATCTGAGGGATCTTGATTGAGATCTCTCTTCCCTTCTTTGATTCCCCATCATGCTCAGTAATCGAAAGAACCTTCTCTACTACGTAGGGTTGTTTTCTCCTCTCATCTTTCTGATCCTCTTGATTCTTGTATTTTCGCTTCTGCACCCCAGATTTTTGCATCCTTTGAATATTTTCAATGTGATGCGGCAGATTTCAATCGGTGGACTAATTGCTCTTGGAATGACTTTCGTGATCATTGTTCGAGGCATTGATTTGTCCGTTGGATCACTGCTTGCCTTATGCGGTTTGGTAGGAGCAGTGGTTGCCAAGGGAGGCCTGGTAGAGAGGTTCTCTGTGGGAGCTAATGCAGATCTTGTGAATCCTTGGTATTGGGCCTTGATCGGTTCTGTTGGGATTGGTCTGCTTGCTGGCGCACTGAATGGGCTGTGCATCACCAAGCTGAAAGTACCTGCCTTTGTTGTTACTCTTGGGGGGCTGTCAGCGTATCGGGGAGCCGCGTTGATTGTTTCAGATGGGGGCCCAATCAGCGGTTTTGATGATGCCTATCGCTGGATTGGTCAAGGAAAAATTGGTGAAGTACCGATTCCTGTGATCATCTTTCTAGTGTTCATCATCCTCTGCCATATCGTGTTGCGCTACACGGTTTATGGACGTCACATTTACTCAGTAGGTGGCAATCCTGAGGCTGCTCGCCTGGCAGGTATCAACACGGACCTGATCATCACCAGTACTTATATCATCACGGGCTTTTTTGTTGGACTCTCGGCCTTCATCTTGTCAGCTAGGCTTAACTCTGCGGAAGCAGTAGCTGGGATGGGCTATGAGTTGACAGTGATTGCAGCGGTAGTGGTTGGAGGGACGAGTCTGTTCGGTGGTACTGGGAATATTCTGGGAACGATCATTGGTGCCATTCTATTCGGAGTCCTGCAAAATGGTCTCGTCCTACTCAATGTCTCTTCCTACATTCAGCAAATCATCATTGGCATTATCCTGATTTTAGCAGTGGCCTTTGACCGATTCAGTAAATCAACCAGGCAGGTCTGAAGATGGAACAGGCAGACTACATTGTAGAGATGAACAACATCTCTAAGAGTTTCAATGGGGTTCAGGCCCTGAAAGACGTGAGTATCAATCTCAAAAAAAATGAGGTAGTTGGCATTGTTGGACACAACGGTGCTGGCAAGTCTACTCTGATCAAGATTCTCTCCGGGGCAATTAGAAAGGATTCTGGAACAATCTTGATCAACAAGTCTCCAGTTGACCTTGCAGGGCCCAAAGTAGCACGGAATCTGGGTATTGAAACGATCTACCAGGATTTGGCGCTTGCGGGGAATCTCGATGTTACGGCTAATTTTTTTCTGGGCAATGAAAAAAGTCGCTACTTCTTCTTGAGAAACAGTTTGATGCGAGAAGAAGCAAAGCGAGTGCTGCAGGAACTCAAAATCCGGATTGAGTCCTATACTGTTCCTGTAGATTTCTTATCTGGGGGACAACGTCAGGCGATTGCGATTGGTAGAGCGATTTACAATAAGGCCAATGTTTTGGTAATGGATGAACCTACGGCAGCCTTAGGGATCGAGGAGACTCGCCGAGTTGGGGAATTGATCAATCAACTGAAAAAGCAAGACGTGGGGATCTTCCTAATCAGTCATGACATTCATGATGTCTTTGATTTCTGTGATCGTATTGCAATTCTGAAAAATGGTAAAATTGTGGAAATTTGCCGTTCCACTGATGTTACTAAAGACGATGTGATCTCGATGATTATCAAGGGGTCTCGGTAGGCTGAGAATCTGAAGCTCTTTTTTCTGGCCCAAGGCCGAGGCCTATCAATTCGCTTCCTCACGAAAATACATCCACCTATATACCCAAACGAAATGTAGGCAGAGAATCAGATTCTTTGCTTGAGAGTCTACTCCATGTCTATTGCCCTTTTGTTAACAGCAACGACCAATCCCGGTGAAACGATCAATGTAACCGTGAACTCGGTTTCTGACCGCCGCCAGCAGTATCTGGAGGCGCTGGAGTTTTACTTGGGGGTTGGAGCTTTTGAACAGATCATCTTTGCTGAAAATTCGGGTGATGATCTGGAGTTTTTAGTTTCGGCACAAAAAAAGGCAGCCCAAGCAGGGATTGAATTAGAGCTACTAGAAAAGTGTGGATCTAACGAATGGCCAAGCTATGGTAAGGGCCGTGGAGAGCTTTCCATCATTCAGCAAGCCTTTTCTCGATCCAAATGGCTACAGGAGGAAGGGACACGAGCACTTAAAATCACAGGACGATATACAGTCAAAAATGTTGTGGGGCTAGTGGAGAAGATCAACCAAACTGATGCAGAAGTATTTTGTGATCTAAGAGGGAATCTCTCTACAGCTGATGCAAGGTTATTTGTTGGAAGTAGAAGATTTGTGGAAGAGGATTTTTATCCAAGATTTGATTCAATCGATGATCGAAAAAAAATATATTTCGAACATGTGCTTGCTCAGGCAGTTCATTCTAGTATGAGCAAGGGGAGGAAGTGGGAGTTGTTGCCAGAACTGCCACTGATTGAAGGGATTAATGGTACCACTGGTGAAAAGATTAGAACATCTCTTTCTAAGAAAATAAGATATCAATTAAAGAAAAAGCTAATTAGGTACTAAGAAATAAGTTATCTACTTAGATAAGTTATTAACGTAAAGAAGAATATAGTCATATCCACCAACTAGTTCAAAATTTTCTTTCGCTTCTAAACTGTGCACACAACTATCTAAATTTTCAACCATAAATGAATTAGTTCCCTTCACCAAAAGCCAGTAGTTCCTTTTCAACGCGAGCTGATGAAATTGGTCCGCTTGCTTCTCCCCACATGGATACTGGTCGGAGCCTGCAATGTAATTCACTTCTCTTTGCTGAAAATGAACTCCTAGTGAACTTTGGACAGCAACTCCATGGTCAAGTGGATACTGCTTTTTTACCTCGCTCAATTCCTGATGTATTTCAGAATGCTTCGCTGTCGGCCAAGCACTTTTGAGCTCCTGACCTATACTGGAAGGCATCAATAAGGATGTTCCAATAATCCAAACTAGCATAAGTATTTGTTGTGTCCTATGTGTGATGAATTTCCAATACTTCTGCCAGTCCTGTGTACTCAAAATAACTAGGACAGCAATTAATAGAAGTGTCCCAGCTACATCATCATAATGATAAGAGTTGCTTCGCATTGCTTCTCGGGCTGCGATCAGATTCACCCCAATCGCAGGACCAGCCATAATTCCAATTCGGAAATAGAGCAAAGGTAGGAAAGCCAGAGGAAACAGCAGTTTCCAGCTGTAGGTAACCTTCCCTGGAATATTCCCCAAGAAGTCCAGAGCAGGTACAGACCAACTTGGTTGATTCCCACGAAAAAATGGCATTACACCATAAATAATCGAGAATAAGGCAGTTAGTCCGAGGACAATCAAAACAAACCCAGTCCAGAACTGCTCTTTTCTTTGCAAAACCAAGTAACAACCAAATCCGAGTGGCACAATCCCCATGTGCTCTTTTAATCCAAGTAAGAACAGAAGTCCTAGGCTGAATTTGAACCACTCTTTTTTCTCAAGCCACAGGAAACAGAAAACGATAACCGGAGGTGCCAAACAGGAGGGTTGCCACTCGTACCATAGACTGGCCACTGTTGGTTTGTACCAGAGTAACCAGGCTGAACTGACCAACAGGGTTAGAACAATAGCTCTTTCAACTTGTTGGTTCTGATATTTGGCAAGTTGCCAGAATCCCAAAGGTACTAAAGTGTATGAGAGGATTTTTGCTAGAACCA
Encoded proteins:
- a CDS encoding substrate-binding domain-containing protein, yielding MKLNRMFCKLILTVASMLYLASAVFAKDLVIMTSLPSMEFPFFVHMQKQLDEEAKRIGGIKLIAADGQNKVPKQTADVESAIIQGVDGILISPIDVNAMAPALQQAIDNGIPVVTVDRYVGGVPRIYAHVGADNVKGGEAQARLIMERFPNGATIVNLQGQPGASPAIDRNRGLHNILDGNSKYKIVAEQTANWSRDQGMTVTENILTGLSSAPDVINAANDDMALGAMEAVKARGIDVQILGFDALPEAIAAVRDGSLMATVEQFPGGQSKTALNLLVNDLRSEMKAYNRVISLNPITITSNNYQSNAERISEVK
- a CDS encoding ABC transporter permease — its product is MLSNRKNLLYYVGLFSPLIFLILLILVFSLLHPRFLHPLNIFNVMRQISIGGLIALGMTFVIIVRGIDLSVGSLLALCGLVGAVVAKGGLVERFSVGANADLVNPWYWALIGSVGIGLLAGALNGLCITKLKVPAFVVTLGGLSAYRGAALIVSDGGPISGFDDAYRWIGQGKIGEVPIPVIIFLVFIILCHIVLRYTVYGRHIYSVGGNPEAARLAGINTDLIITSTYIITGFFVGLSAFILSARLNSAEAVAGMGYELTVIAAVVVGGTSLFGGTGNILGTIIGAILFGVLQNGLVLLNVSSYIQQIIIGIILILAVAFDRFSKSTRQV
- a CDS encoding ATP-binding cassette domain-containing protein codes for the protein MEQADYIVEMNNISKSFNGVQALKDVSINLKKNEVVGIVGHNGAGKSTLIKILSGAIRKDSGTILINKSPVDLAGPKVARNLGIETIYQDLALAGNLDVTANFFLGNEKSRYFFLRNSLMREEAKRVLQELKIRIESYTVPVDFLSGGQRQAIAIGRAIYNKANVLVMDEPTAALGIEETRRVGELINQLKKQDVGIFLISHDIHDVFDFCDRIAILKNGKIVEICRSTDVTKDDVISMIIKGSR
- a CDS encoding DUF2079 domain-containing protein, whose product is MDSTLKFSYHLGTIFVLGGTALIWFLGIGGRDLYILPLICWLPFAGWRLWQDKNVFTINWPSERPINQAFVYGKWALGIFFLLCCLRATLRYLSFQWSIWDSGIFSNIIYNISQGELRWSHYEVHPWADHFTPSIGILAPFFWIYPHFIWVVLAKILSYTLVPLGFWQLAKYQNQQVERAIVLTLLVSSAWLLWYKPTVASLWYEWQPSCLAPPVIVFCFLWLEKKEWFKFSLGLLFLLGLKEHMGIVPLGFGCYLVLQRKEQFWTGFVLIVLGLTALFSIIYGVMPFFRGNQPSWSVPALDFLGNIPGKVTYSWKLLFPLAFLPLLYFRIGIMAGPAIGVNLIAAREAMRSNSYHYDDVAGTLLLIAVLVILSTQDWQKYWKFITHRTQQILMLVWIIGTSLLMPSSIGQELKSAWPTAKHSEIHQELSEVKKQYPLDHGVAVQSSLGVHFQQREVNYIAGSDQYPCGEKQADQFHQLALKRNYWLLVKGTNSFMVENLDSCVHSLEAKENFELVGGYDYILLYVNNLSK